Below is a window of Paramisgurnus dabryanus chromosome 20, PD_genome_1.1, whole genome shotgun sequence DNA.
TGATTAACGTTAAGATTATTAATCTAATTTTTATTGATGGCTGACCATTagtaagcaaaaaatctaaCCAGAAGTAAGTTTCAGTGTTAATTTGTAAGATTAAAACCGAGCAGTTTACAGGAAAACGTAAGGTCCACTTCTGCTAATTTCAGCAATCGTCGTTTTCTTCTTAGTCATATGTCTCAGCTGAGACATCAGTTTTTGGGAAGCCAGTAGTGTACCAGAGACTGAACATGCAGAAGGAAAATTCACTAAGCGCTAACCCTGTATAACCTTTACTAAAGCACAACATACATAGAAGAGCGATATAAAAAGTAACTACTAAAATACAGTCCAGGTAAAAAGCAGCATGTGCTGAAAAGGTCTGAGTCTATGAGCAAGGGGGAGAGGAAATGGGCTCAGTGACCTTTGTAGCCAATTTCCCCTGTGTTCAAACAGCAGCATGAAAGCCAGGTCTGTTTCTGAAGTCTGTGCAAAATGTCAATTGCAACTTATCCCACCAGCAGAAGGATTTGCTCTGAAAGTAGATTCCCTTAATGTTGCAGTCATCTTTTTAGTCATTGCACATGGATGGTTTGACCCTATCTTCTCCACAAGCACTCTCATAATGGGctagattatttttgtttctAATTTGTGTCTTACTATTAAGAAATGCCTTTAGCAGTgaataaaaaaaggattttcTTCTGTGTTAATATCCATCCAGAATTGATTCACTGCATGTTGGCCTGGCATGTATagaataagcaaaaaacataaataacataaacGTAATTTAGGGCAATAGTAGACTCACATTTCGAACACATTTCCATTAAATATTAGTGATCTGATGTTTCCAAACGCAATAAATAATGACCATCAGTCATTACATCCATACGTAGTTTGAATACTGAGCCATCAATGAAACTAACTGTTTTAGTAAGCAGAAAATCTTCAATGACTTCATTTTACAGTAAGCGATATATGGAAGTCATGTGGGGAGTGGAACAACTgtatttatggttttaacacCACACCTCACTATGATGCAATATACATGTATCAATCAGCGAAAAATTCCATATGACGACTTTTTTAACTATTTTTGTCTGAGACTTTAGTACATGTAAACATGACTTTGCAAACATAAGTGAGATTTCCATTTCCTTTATGGAAACACAAGCTATCAACACCACCGTAGTTTCGTTCATTCTCTCTGCTAAGTCACTGCTGTTGTCATGAAACTGCTCTTTTGCAATAAGGGGAATTCCTGGTTCCTACACTGACGAGTCCTTTTTTTTCTCTTCATCTCCCCttttcctttttttgttttatgggAACTGAGGGCAGAACCAGTGAGATGTTTTTCCTCAGAAGTGCTTTGTATTGATTCATTATGAGGGGGCGGGAGACTCCCTCCCACTGCTTCCTTCTTACTGGGAAGTGATTGCAGGCTTACTTTACTGAAAGAGCATGAGggagtgagtgagcgagtgagTGTGTGTATGTTAGAGAGAGATAGAAAGAGAGGCACAAAGACAGATAGGTATTTAAGCTGAGAGAATTTAGAAGTCATGTATTCAGAAGTCACCTGTCATCGCCGGATTCAAATGTGAGTTTCGTATAGGAAACTTTAATGACAAAGAAGGATTGTGGATTTTGAAGCCACTGCTTGATCCGTGATAGCACTGTCATAGCGCATGAGGTAGAGATATGAGGTTGATCATGACAGGCTGGGGTAAGCATATCTTTCTCCTTATCAGATAAGTATTGAATGTCGGCTATTGCATGTATTTTGGGAGAAAGAATTTTCTGAACTTAAATAATTACAACATAAGTGTggtgtgaattttttttctgcttttcttttttaaattattgtaaagTAATTTCTGtggtttactgttttctacaaaaatactagcctgggtgccaatactcctatataatgtaaataaaattatgtgaaaatataaccttgatatctttaatattgacgaAGTAAGGTCACTGATTAATATCACTAAGAAAAATCTTTAGGCTATCATTTTCTGAACTTAAAAAAGTACAACATAAGTGTGgtgagtaaaaaaaatattttttctattattttttaaatatcttataTGGTAACATATATGTACGAATgtaaatgctgttttttaatcataaatataTGGCATATTGGAACAGTGGaagaaataatatatattttggtACTTCAGAGGGGGTTTCCAACTGTGCACCCATCAGGGCAGTTCGACTGGTTCAGTGCCGTTTAATGGGAAGGGAGAGTTTCCTGAAAGTCCTCAGGTGTGGCAGGTACTCGGCTCGGGACATGAAGTTCAATGCTTTTTCTCAGCAGTTCAGTAATGATCAAACATTAAACAAATATGTGATGGCGATAACATTGAAATAAAACGTGAGGTCATTTACGTCATCGGCCCTTGTAGAAAACACCTTTGAATTTATAATCTGTGTCTCTCAGGTTcaagaaaaaatacaaatggTGGAACTTTGAAATGTTGATACTAACAAAGAAGATTTTAAGCTAGATGTAGATGCTGGTTTTCGTTTGTAAAGTTGTAACTTACTAGCAACGCATTGCCTTTTCTATGATACGGAAAtgattattaaaaacaatacagatTGAACACATAATATTTGGGGGGCTACAAGATAACGTTGATTATTTAATTTCAAATGAAGACTAAATTCTCTGGGTAACTTTAGTTTTCTTGAGCACTCAGCCCTGAGAACTGAATTCCATAgatggtggtcataaagagtTCATCTATGGGCTCAGTTCTTCTGGTATTGTGTTCCTTATCTGCCATACaaatttacagaaaaaaataaatgaaaatatatttagttgcTTGATTAATCTAATGTTTGTTTGCCGTACAGTTGTGTAATATACAGGTTTTTCACTTATTTTCAATGTACAGCAATGCCTTTAACATTGATTGACTTTTGTGCCACTGTGTACGTTTAATGTGTTATCCAATAAATCATTACAAATGCAACATTAAACCACCTTCAAGTGCTGCTCCCTTTTTTTAAGTATACAGAGTTATGTGTTGTCGAAGCATGCTGCTGGTAGTCAAATTTACACTCGCATTTATCAGACAGTGTGGGTGTGCTTATCAAATGAGCAAAGTCTTTTAGTACTTCCTTGAATCAAAAGTGTTTTCCTTCAAGGTACTTATCAGGAACACATAGGTACAAATCTACCTATCTGTCCTACACCTACATAGACATAAAATTTTATATGGATTGTGGACATGGGTTTTGGTTTGGATTTATCTCGTTTCCACTATGGATTAAACATAACTGCATTGCCAAACGACATGGTCAGATTAACAGTAATGCTAGTGGTATGTTGATGCATGCAAATCATGCATTGACACCCACGCTTCAACCACAGGCATGTCTTATCTCCTGTTCCCAGCAAATGACTCAGGATCAATTCATTGGAAATCTGGACTAATGGACACATTAACGAAACTATCCACAAAAATCATGTCTGGGAATTAATGAAATTTGACTTATAATTTAGTCACGATCATTCGAAATATGACAATAACCATTTTGCAGTATGACTATAAAAAGTTGATGTACAAGTAATAGTTAGCAACTTAATTTGTACATGTTAGATTTATAAGTTTAATAACTTAGATTTTCTAAATGAATTTCATTAACATTTTCTCTCATAAACAGTACAAATACTCTTGAAAATTCAATAACACATATAtgtccctgtctgtgaaaattcagcataaataaatttttgtgatttgttttGTGAAAATGTAACCTTTAATATTGAGTCAAGaaggtcatgtcaaaaattaaaataagtaagttaaactttgatgctcctaatatCATAATTAGATTGTGAGATTTTAACCTGAATTTTActgacagggtcacatttctggtttattttagttttattattCTCTTCTCTGACACTTTTTTACTTTGCAAAGCAAGTTGACAAAGcgaataaaactttatttaggGAAAAATCATTGTGGTAATGATAATAAAACAGAAGAACAGTTGGAGAAAAAATATTCACCCAATAAATTTCTTAATACTGTAGATTAAAAACATTGTGGGCACTTTAAAATTTTTGCCATTATTTGAGTGTTAAAAATGCATCTTCACCTACAAGAATACCTTTCCTAAAAgatgaatttatttttaataaagttgAATAGACGATTTTAATTGTACAGCCGCACAAGCACAATATATATAATCATTCACAATCCACATTGCatttaatacaattaaataatgtgttaagacaaaaacaagcaaagttataaaacaatacagtGACACTATCAGATCACTTTCTTTCTTGTCTTCTGTTTCTTCTTTACTACTTCACCCACACGATCACCATCAGAATGAGTTGTCTCCTTCCTCACCAGCTTCTTCTCCACTCTGTATTCCTGTTCACCCACACGAGGGTTCCCTCACACTAAAAACTCTCCATTCTGATAGCTGATACTCACAGCTGTACTGGGCTAAGTGCCATACACCCTCCTCAGATCTTCTTTCACAAAGTCTGGAAGCTCCCTGAGAGCCCCGAACACTCTCTGAAGTTTCCCCCAGCGTAACTCTCCCCTTAGTGTAAAGCCTTCCGGCCATGTTTCACTAAACACCTCATGGTGTACAACTCTTGGCAGACGGCGCACACTTGGTTGCTGATAATACCAAAATGGACAAAAAAGGTCTCGGTTTGGTCCATAGAAATGGTGGTACTCTATGTGCTCAGATGTATCCTGATCACTCCTGATAATAATCTGTGTGGAAAGGGCCACTGGCCCCTGTGTATCGCTGTAAACAGGAGGCCAAAAGTGACCATGGCTCTTCCAGTGAGAGTAGCAGTGAGGAGCCACTATGAACATTATAAGGCTTGGCTTATAAGTGTGGATCTAATCTTGTCTAGACTGAATTTACAGGAACATTTCCAGAGAAGTACAGATGTAGATATCAcctgagtaaaaaaaaaagtaaatgcaacaaCTATGTCAGATAAAGACACTATATAGAAACTACAATATAAATATGTGTAAAATACTGTACATATTCTTTTACGGACTAAATTAAAGGAAATAACATGGAGTTTTGTACTGAATGGGCATTTGGCATATTCTTTTATTGAAGACATATTGTAaggttaaaaataataaaatactatTGCATAAACATTGTTTGCGCTAAATGTGGTTTTCATTTTTTGAGTCACACTATATTGAGTTTCATTATGAAAATAAAGTACTCACCCATCACAAGAAAGCATGTCTGGCTTTTTAACACGCATTACTTGTAACATATCTTTGAACAGAGTTTTGGTATCCAAGCACCAAATAACATCAACAACATGACTTGGGTTATATCTACTATGTACATCTTATCAGTCATAATTACCATAAACAGGccagatatagcacactaaacCTAAATAATCATTCTGACAAGTTTGTTCATTTCTGAAATAAGTTTTATTTTCCCTCTTTACAGTATGAAATACAGTTTACAACTCAAACAAAATACTAGAGATGAAAAGCCAGTTTGAAGCAGTATGACAAAgagatagttcactttaaaatgaaaattctgtcatcatttactcatcctcatgttgttctaaacctgtatgaatttcttttttctgatgaacacaaaagaagatattttgagaaatgatggtaaacacacagcagatagtgaccattgacttccatagtaggaataaaaaacaTGATGGAATTAAACTGTgtgccatcatttatcaaaatattttcttcattatttatcacagtactttcaaaatatttttttcctactatggaagacaatggtcactatcggctgtgtgtttaccatcatttctcaaaatatcttcttttgtgttcatcagaaaaaagaaattcatacaggtttagaacaacatgaagatgagtaaatgatgacagaattttcattttaaagtgaactattcctttaacttcaAGGAATTACCTTTTGTACATCACAAACCAAATCATCAGGGTCTTATCTAAAAACACTGAGGATGCTTTTTATGAAAGGACTGAAAGGCAAACTTTTAcatataataattaaaaagcTAGTGGTTGAAAATAATAAGCTGGGGGGTATACTGTACAATAGCTCATGAAACATGTGCACGTGTAGGCATGAAGTCTGTCCAACAGGCGGCACTAAACCTGTCTAATTTATGAAATGTGTGGTTAACAACTGAGCATCCACAGTTAACACAGTTGTGTGGAACAAATTAATGTTTTGGGAAATTGCAGTAACTAAATGGATTTAGTATAAAACAGGAGCAttatacaaacacaaaatgtgaaaaataaaatagaagTTGAAAATATGCTGGTGAATTCAAACGAGAAAAATTTGATAAATATTTAAGAAGAATAACGGAGAAGTAGACTTTTTAAATAGATTATATAATTAAAGAGAGACGTTTTAGACGAAACGTCTAGCAAAGAAATAAGTAAAATACTTAATAATGCGATAAAACAAGAAGTTTAGCAGACTACCGAGCCCCACCTCCACAGACTAATCCATAGGTCAGTTTTATTGATCAATACATTTGTCCAAACACAGGGCGGCTCTCATGTTGCTTTATTCTTACGGCTCTTCTGATTGGCTGGGTCAAATGTCATTCAATGCTAAGCTACGTCCCACTTTCTGGACGTCTAACAACAGGGGAAAAACAGCAACAGGGGCTAAACAGAGGGGGAAAATAATATAAATCTTTTCCCCAAAAGCAGTAATTTAATCGCCGCTTTGATTGGCAAGTTTTTAGGAAGGTCCCGGTTTTTTATTTTCTGAGGAGTTTTCCCACTCTGTTCGGTGTGAGGCTGTGTGGGGATGGATGAGATGCGGCCTAGCAGCGGAACAGCAGCGCACCTCGGCCTCGCCTCGCTCTTCCCCCCGGGACTGCAGGCCATTTACGGGGAATGCAGACGCATGTACCCCGACCAGGCAAATCCGCTGCAAGTCACAGCCATTGTGAAGTACTGGTAAGACGTTTGAGCTATGAGTGTATCTTTGCGCTTGATGTTTTCATTGATGACTAAAGTTAAATGTTTTCCTAAATTGTTATCTTAAAGAATTATCTAAATGTATATTGAATAAACATCATAAAGTTACTGTTATATATTAATAGCTTCCACAGCACATTGTTTTAAGCATGTTTTAATAAGGAAATATCATTATTTATATGCAAATAACAGTCACTATGTCACATTGTTTTTAGCAGCTCTATTTCTCATTTTTCCCTCCCACAATCTTCCTTTTAGGCTGGGAGGTCCAGATCCTCTGGACTACATTAGTATGTACAGAAACGTGGGCTGTCCTGGACAGAACATACCAGAACATTGGCACTACGTCAGCCTTGGTCTCAGTGACCTGTACGGAGACAACAGAGTTCATGAGTAAGAATGAGATATTATGGGATAATTGAGTTTATGacagtgttgttgcagtaggccAGCAGTACACAACCTTTTTAGTTCAACATATTTTAGTTATGTCCAAgtaagtgttcctgtagctcttGGTGAGTGTCCTGTGGTGTTCCCAGTAAGTGTTCCTGTAGTGTTCACAGTGGCTGTTCAGTTTTTCTGTAGTGTTCACAGGGAGTGTTCCTGTAATGTTCGCAGGGAGTGTTCCTGTAGTGTTCACAATAAGTGTTCCTATAGTTCAATCAAGAGTTTTTGGTGATTGTCCTGTAGTGTTCGCAGGGAGTGGTCCTGTAGTGTTCGCAGGGAGTGTTCCTGCAGGGAGTGTTCCTGTAGTGTTCGCAGAGAGTGTTCCTGTAGTGTTCGCGGTGAGTGTTCCTGTAGTGTTCGCGGTGAGTGTTCCTGTGGTGTTCGCGGTGAGTGTTCCTGTGGTGTTCGCGGTGAGTGTTCCCGTAGTGTTCGCGGTGAGTGTTCCCGTAGTGTTCGCGGTGAGTGTTCCCGTAGTGTTCGCGGTGAGTGTTCCCGTAGTGTTCGCGGGGAGTGTTCCCGTAGTGTTCGCGGGGAGTGTTCCCGTAGTGTTCGCGGGGAGTGTTCCCGTAGTGTTCGCGGGGAGTGTTCCCGTAGTGTTCGCGGGGAGTGTTCCCGTAGTGTTCGCAGTGGGTGTTCCCGTAGTGTTCGCAGTGAGTGTTCCCGTAGTGTTCGCAGTGAGTGTTCCCGTAGTGTTCGCAGTGAGTGTTCCCGTAGTGTTCGCAGTGAGTGTTCCCGTAGTGTTCGCAGTGAGTGTTCCCGTGGTGTTCGCAGTGAGTGTTCCTGTAGTGTTCATAGTGAATGTTTCTGTAGTGTTCGCAGTGAGTGTTCCTGTAGTGTTCACATTGAGGGTTCACAGGGAGTGTTCCTGTAGTTCAATAAGGGTTCTTGGTGAGTGTTCCTGTAGTTTTCTTGGTTAGTGTTCCACTAGCGTCCACAGTTAGTGTTTCTGTAGCTCTGTGAGTGTTCCTGTTACATTTGTGACTGTTCCTGTTACATCAGTGACTGTTCGTGTAGCTCAGTAAGCATTTCTGTAGTGTTCTCAGTgagtgtttctgtagctcatcAAGTGTTCCTGACTTAGTTGTGCTGATGTTTAGTTTTATAATTGACCAGCCTGGAAGAAGAGATTTGTTGACATCACATGATTGCTATAGAATAGTTGTTTTATAGATTCACAGGTCAAGATGGCCCAAGCGGATTTGGTTTTGAGCTCACATTTCGCCTGAAGAGAGAAGCAGGAGAGACTGCACCCCCCACTTGGCCAGCTGAGCTCATGCAAGGCTTATCTAGATACGTGTTTCAATCAGGTACTGTACGTCAACCCCTTTCATAAAATAATGACAGTTTAGTCAAGTTAGTTTTTTGCATCATTTGAAGTGCAAAACACCACAAATCTCTTGAATTTTCTTTGACTAAAAATAACCCGATTTATTTACAATTTCTTGCCGTTGTAATGAATATTCACTGTAACTATGGTAACCGATATAACCGATGCAAGTACATAAGGTCAAGCTAAAACTGTTTTCCAACATTTTTCTATTTATCCTTAAAACGTAAAGAGAACTCAAAagaatacatttctttgttataGAAAACACCTTCTGCAGTGGTGATCATATTTCATGGCACAGCCCATTGGACAACAGTGAATCTAGAATCCAACACATGCTACTCACAGAAGACCCCCAGATGCAGCCCGTGCACACCCCTTTCGGTCATGTCAGCTTCCTTCAGGTGAGATGTAGCATGCCACAGATTTAGGGTTATGTAAGGTTAACTGCATGTtaattgtgtttttgtatgaATACATGTCAGATTGTGTGATCAGAAGATATAAAGTTTCTCTCTGTACTTCTCAGATTGTAGGCGTTTGCACAGAAGAGCTGCAGGCAGCACAGCAGTGGAACGGTCAGGGCATTTTGGACTTACTAAGGGGGGTACACATGTGAGTAATCCCAAAACCAACCATGAGACAGGACAGAGACACACATTTACTCAGGTAGACTGATAGACTGATGAAACCAAGAAAAAAATGTCCTTGCTGTAATACTGTGTTGACAAAAAGCGAATGGTTGGAAAACTGCATACCTGTGTAGGGTTCACTATAAGCAAATATTAAgaatatgtgtatcatgttaCTTGAACATGTTTCATTGCTGAACCATGATGGGAGCAGTTTAGCTTGAATGCTGTTACTTTGTGCCAAGTGAGTCGAGAGCTTTCATTAGCTTTAAATGTTTTGACCAAACTGCATTTGTGTTTGCTGCTTTTTCGCTTGCAGTGCTGGGGGTCCATGGTTAATCACTGACATGAGAAGAGGTGAAACCATATTTGAGATTGATCCACACTTGCAAGTAAGGCTTTTTGTAGTTTGCATTGGGTTAAGGAAATCTGGGAGGCAATGTTTTCTGTGTTAGATAGACTGTACATCTCAGGTTTATTGAGTTGTGCGTATGTTGCTTGCTTATCCCAAGCAGGAACGAGTGGATAAGGGCATTGAGACGGACGGCTCTAATCTGAGCGGCGTCAGTGCCAAGTGTGCCTGGGATGACTTGAGCCGACCTCCTGAGGACGAGGATGACAGCAGGAGTATTTGCATTGGGTCACAGCCACGCAGGCTGTCTGACAAAGGTAAGGGATACTGAGGACAACCGCAGCCTTTTTTGAAACCGTGACGCCAGTATGCTTTAAAGCAAGGATTTCATCTCATTGGCTTAGGTACTGTGTACCGTTGATGTCTCTGGCTAATGAGAATTTGTGTTGTTTATACAGACACTGAACAGATTAGAGAGGCCCTGCGGAAAGGACTGGAGATTAATAGCAAGTCTGTCCTGCCTCCCATCAGCGGTCAGAGACACGGTCATGATCGGCCACAGTAAGTCCTGCATTTTCGCTACAGTCTGTGCGTCAGGACTGCCACATGATTTAGTCGGACATGTGGTTTACTTAATGTAAAGACCTGATTCTGAAATTAGCAGGTTGGGGAGTTTGTTTCAGGACAGTATGTTGGAATTGACAACTGCTTTTGCTGTGCCACCTGTTCGGGGTTGTGTATAAAATCTTCTGTCAGGTACACAGCATTATTAAGGGACACATCCTAAGGTGTTGGGAATGGGCAGTATGAGGTTATATAATGTGTGGTGTGAAATTTGTCAGAGAGATGATGCTATACCATTAATACTGCGATAGATATGGTTACGGCTTTTAtggtaataataaaaataaaaattcaccagataatcattgtttaaaattttatattaaCACTGCCATCTAGATGACAAGTtaaaattttaataaactgttgaACAAGCTACAAGCTGTTCACCATCCGCTGCAGCAGACATGTGCGACATAGTAGCCAGTTCCTCTTCTTTCTGTGTATAGATGTGATGTAATCATGACATAACTTTAGAAAGTTCTAGTTGTTTCCTCTGAAATCTGACCTGACCAAGCAAATTATAATTCTTCAATATAAATTTATGTTGAGAATCGACCGGTAAGGAGACATATTTGAACTAGGGATttcaatttatgcaatttcccatattcgTGATTGTTTAAATTAACCAAATTTAAGTTAGCGATtgaattaataatttaaattagCCAAAAACATGAAAGTCCGTGTAAAAACGTCAGCTTGCACGAATTAAAAGATTTTGTCTGTCTAAAAAACATGCcagtgggattgtaaaatgagtcaatgtagtaggtgttttgataaaatcaATTCAGACTTAtctcgtaatgaaatataatgattAATAGACGCGGCGTATAACTCCGCCTCACATGTGCACTTTGGTAACAGTCGCAAATAAGTCCATGCGTCCATGACGTGTCAGAATAAAGGTttcattatcatcaagtgttatttttctagttATTCACCTCCATTTCCAAATCAATGATATACTGTTCATTGTAATTATATTCAAGAAACAAACAAAGGGCACTTTTCCCGTCCTCCCCTCCAGCTTGGACCTGCGGCGCACTTTCAACAAAGATACTTATATTATGGAGATTGCAACCTTGGGTAGTCTACCATTAGAAAACCTGCAACAGTCAAATTGGCTAGCGTGCAGCGCCTCAATAATGATCAGTGAAATTTGTTTTGGGCGTATGTGAATGTTacgacagtcagttacagtttacattttatagTTCCTTGCCAGAATTAAAGATAACATTTTAttctgttcattaaaaaaaGGCCTCTGGTCTCCTTCCCTGTGTATAGCAGCGTTGTTAGCTTGCAGGCTTCCTACAGAGGGTCTTCCTTCTCAGTAGGCTTAACCCTATGTGCATTTCTGTATCGGACTATATCAGATTCACTGCGGATGCCATTTCGTTGCGTTGGCAGCCAGCCTTGTCTTGCATGACGTTAAAAAGCCCAGGTGTGTGCTTGGCATGGAGCATTGTTAATTTCGCTTCTCCTGCAGTATGTGATATTCAACCATCGTTAGGTTTTATGGATTTATTATTATCGATAATAAATTGAAGATTAATTAACATCCCTAATTTGAACAAAgttttgtatgtatttatttaacaactgatttttgtttatttttaagtctttccctgccattgacgagttatctcatcaattaagagaaaacagttccctgccaatgacatgtttttacggcaatccgtatttccactattatccactaggtggtgctcttacacaAATTGTAAAACACTAATGCGTCCATGGTTTTAAAAACGGTAAAAAATGCCGTTATCTCAACTTTTGGTGcaacattttgaattt
It encodes the following:
- the sufu gene encoding suppressor of fused homolog isoform X4 translates to MDEMRPSSGTAAHLGLASLFPPGLQAIYGECRRMYPDQANPLQVTAIVKYWLGGPDPLDYISMYRNVGCPGQNIPEHWHYVSLGLSDLYGDNRVHEFTGQDGPSGFGFELTFRLKREAGETAPPTWPAELMQGLSRYVFQSENTFCSGDHISWHSPLDNSESRIQHMLLTEDPQMQPVHTPFGHVSFLQIVGVCTEELQAAQQWNGQGILDLLRGVHIAGGPWLITDMRRGETIFEIDPHLQERVDKGIETDGSNLSGVSAKCAWDDLSRPPEDEDDSRSICIGSQPRRLSDKDTEQIREALRKGLEINSKSVLPPISGQRHGHDRPQSRKDSLESESSAAIVPHELVRTRQLESVHLKFNQESGTLLPLCLRGRLLHGRHFTYKSINGDTAITFVSTGVEGAFATEEHPYAAHGPWLQILLTEEFVEQMLAELQDLSTRESKLPKEYSWPDKKLKISVLPDSVFESPLQ
- the sufu gene encoding suppressor of fused homolog isoform X3 — protein: MDEMRPSSGTAAHLGLASLFPPGLQAIYGECRRMYPDQANPLQVTAIVKYWLGGPDPLDYISMYRNVGCPGQNIPEHWHYVSLGLSDLYGDNRVHEFTGQDGPSGFGFELTFRLKREAGETAPPTWPAELMQGLSRYVFQSENTFCSGDHISWHSPLDNSESRIQHMLLTEDPQMQPVHTPFGHVSFLQIVGVCTEELQAAQQWNGQGILDLLRGVHIAGGPWLITDMRRGETIFEIDPHLQQERVDKGIETDGSNLSGVSAKCAWDDLSRPPEDEDDSRSICIGSQPRRLSDKDTEQIREALRKGLEINSKSVLPPISGQRHGHDRPQSRKDSLESESSAAIVPHELVRTRQLESVHLKFNQESGTLLPLCLRGRLLHGRHFTYKSINGDTAITFVSTGVEGAFATEEHPYAAHGPWLQILLTEEFVEQMLAELQDLSTRESKLPKEYSWPDKKLKISVLPDSVFESPLQ
- the sufu gene encoding suppressor of fused homolog isoform X2, producing MDEMRPSSGTAAHLGLASLFPPGLQAIYGECRRMYPDQANPLQVTAIVKYWLGGPDPLDYISMYRNVGCPGQNIPEHWHYVSLGLSDLYGDNRVHEFTGQDGPSGFGFELTFRLKREAGETAPPTWPAELMQGLSRYVFQSENTFCSGDHISWHSPLDNSESRIQHMLLTEDPQMQPVHTPFGHVSFLQIVGVCTEELQAAQQWNGQGILDLLRGVHIAGGPWLITDMRRGETIFEIDPHLQERVDKGIETDGSNLSGVSAKCAWDDLSRPPEDEDDSRSICIGSQPRRLSDKDTEQIREALRKGLEINSKSVLPPISGQRHGHDRPQQSVGHLQTQQNSRSRKDSLESESSAAIVPHELVRTRQLESVHLKFNQESGTLLPLCLRGRLLHGRHFTYKSINGDTAITFVSTGVEGAFATEEHPYAAHGPWLQILLTEEFVEQMLAELQDLSTRESKLPKEYSWPDKKLKISVLPDSVFESPLQ
- the sufu gene encoding suppressor of fused homolog isoform X1, which codes for MDEMRPSSGTAAHLGLASLFPPGLQAIYGECRRMYPDQANPLQVTAIVKYWLGGPDPLDYISMYRNVGCPGQNIPEHWHYVSLGLSDLYGDNRVHEFTGQDGPSGFGFELTFRLKREAGETAPPTWPAELMQGLSRYVFQSENTFCSGDHISWHSPLDNSESRIQHMLLTEDPQMQPVHTPFGHVSFLQIVGVCTEELQAAQQWNGQGILDLLRGVHIAGGPWLITDMRRGETIFEIDPHLQQERVDKGIETDGSNLSGVSAKCAWDDLSRPPEDEDDSRSICIGSQPRRLSDKDTEQIREALRKGLEINSKSVLPPISGQRHGHDRPQQSVGHLQTQQNSRSRKDSLESESSAAIVPHELVRTRQLESVHLKFNQESGTLLPLCLRGRLLHGRHFTYKSINGDTAITFVSTGVEGAFATEEHPYAAHGPWLQILLTEEFVEQMLAELQDLSTRESKLPKEYSWPDKKLKISVLPDSVFESPLQ